Within the Vigna angularis cultivar LongXiaoDou No.4 chromosome 10, ASM1680809v1, whole genome shotgun sequence genome, the region AGTTGCCAAacttaaaatattgtcaaaatcaTGACGTTCAAAGAAAAACTCCTTCAGTATGAATTCCCCTCAAACCAAAATTGATAGTGTTTAAGTTAATACagcataaaagaaaaaggcataatttaattcataaatcCCTCCATATTACCAACATATAATCATATCGGCATTTCATTAGTTGAAAGAAACTAAAAGCTAACTTCTAGGAACCACATCTAATATTAACCACGGATCATCCAGCACTatattttgatgttgaaataatCTGAGTCGAAGTGATGCAACCGTACATAACCATCTTCACCTCCACTTGAAAAACTACAAAAGAAAAGTTTGTATTTACTAAGAGCAGTAAACGAAAAAGCCAAACAGCCATTCAGAAAGGAGTAACACTAAAGTGCAATGTTGAGTCATAAATATTAGATATTCTGAGACATAATGATAATTGAAGAAAGATGACAACCAAGAATAAGCGGAGAGCAGCATTTGCAACATATGATTTGAAATTACAATACAATCACAACAAATGTGCTAACTTACAACATTGTTCAATCCCTAGAAAGCTAATTATGGAATGCAAAAAGGTGTGTCTTCAAACTCATTTTATGACAATTACAGTTGaataatacagaaaacaaaTACATAGTGTAGCATAAATTTAAAAGTTCCTTCTAATTGTAAGGGCAAATAGTGATATTACTAGGCAAGAGACAACTGAATATAAGTATTTCATCAGTTCATGATCAATCACAAAATCAGAACCACTTCATGTGATCACCATATTATGCATTCTTCCTACATCTAAGACTATATATTACTCCAACATCTAACAATATCAGATTATGCGCTCTTCCTACATCTAATGATATCAGATTGTGTATTCTTCGTACATCTAATGAAATCACTATAACTACTGTCGGAAGTTTAGGCATCTTCATTCAAGgctatatttcatataaaaatattcatgtGCATAACCAAGTGTTCAAATTGATACTTTATACGGTTATGAACAATTACACAATATGGGGCTTTGATTGATCAATGGAGTGGATCCCCCATAGAGGAACAGAGAAGCGTTTATTTTTAAACCATACATTCGACAATTAAGCGCATGGTAAACACCAGATACTGAGATTTTAAACAGTAATTTGATGAAGAGAGTTCATATCCATTTCACCAAGTAGTTTAACATAATCATGGTTGTCAGTTTCTCTAACAAAACAACAAACGGTAGGTCTAAAGAATGAAAGTAAGTCATGATGCAATGCAAGAGGGAGTTGAAGGACACTGGATATACCTTTTTCCATCAGGGTTAAAAGCCAATGCATTAATTGGTCCAAAATGCCCTTTCACGCCCCCAATTTCTTCTTGAAGAATCTAATCAAatgaaaatacaaatattaaataaaaaagaaaaatgagaagaaattCTATATTGTTAGAGAACTAAATATAGTACACgaagaaagaaaaacacttaCCTTGTCATAGAATTTGGCTTCAAATTTTCCAGCACGATGATCAGTGGTTGTAACAGCTGATGCGTCCTGACCACCTCCAAGTACCACCTACATAGGGCATGGAATTCAGAAAATCATAAGAAAACCATAAGACCAAATAAATAACAGGAGGAAGCTAAATAGAAGACGTAGATAAGGTGATAGCAATGATGAAATATATTGGAATAACATTTAGTCCATAAATTAGATACCAATGGTAATATGCAAGAATCAGCCTTATGTGGATTGAGGAATAAATCTCTACCAAGTAAGCAAggtaatgaaaataaattcaaccaagTTCCAAAAAAGATAGGACACTGATTTCACGGATAAAGACTTCAATCTAATAAAGCAGATAATCATTTACTCGCATTGATAAATGAAAAGAATATCACAACACAAGGTTAACTTATTTACaatacacatatacatacatgATCAAGAAGTGGCGACATTGCAACTGCATTGACTGGCCGTTCTGTGACATAGGTCTTGATAAGAGTCAATGTTCTAGTATCCCAAAGCTagttaacaatttaaacaaacaaaaaatggttaggtgaaaataaaataaactctcaaagaaaacaaaaacatgagaATCAACAGGAAAAAGAAATCACGGAAACAAAAAAGTTGATACCCTAGCAGACTTGTCCAGAGAGCCTGTAAGGAAGTGTGAACCATCCGCAGACTTGACAAGTGATGTCACTGTCTTTTTATGGCCAGATTCCTTGTCTGACTCCTTAAGCAATTTTCCCGTCTGCAAATAAATGAGAGAAATGATGTAACAATGTTAACAAACTGTAGAGGAAAGAAGAGGGTCCGGTAAAATGGAAGTGAAGTCACCTCAGAATCCCAAATTCGAATAACAGCATCTTCACCAGCACTAATGATGGTTCTGTTGAGTGGTCCCCAAAGAGCTCTATTTATTCGTCCCTGAGGACCCTTAATGAGAAGCACAGACTCCCCAGTCTCTGAGAAAAACAAGCATTAGAATTAGCACAGGCAATAGATATAGTAGCTGAGACCAAAGAAACTAAAGTCTCCATTGGTTAAATTCTAAACACACACTTACATGTGAAAAATAAGAAGCTGGACAAAAGTAAATTTTTCCACAGGTTAAAATTAAAGTGTGTATAAACCAATTCATAGAAATTTTCTCACACAACTCTTAAAAAGGATGATGTCAAATAATACATAATCTATTTAGGGTATGTTTGGACAAACTTCCTCATAAAGAtttgcagaaaagaaaaaagcagTTTATACGTAAGCTAATTCGTAAAACTCGTTCATAtagtttgtttaatttttgtattttgttaacTTGTGCACAAGTTGATcaactcattttattttcttcttgattTTCACTTCTATAAATCCTTTTGAAGAAATTCGTCCAAACAAACCCAAAAGACCtgtaaaaacatttttttttccgtAAGCACATCTTGGAAAAACAAACCTAAGAAGggaaaatgaaataaacttCTCTATAATACTTAGTTTATggataaactaatttataacaGTTTTCGGATAACTTCtctaaaatctaattttaaggAATGCATTGGCTTAAGAAGAAATTTACTTCATTTTCTTGTCATTCTCTTTTTTCTAAAAGTGCgcatgaaaaaaatgtttacatATGAGCAtggtttctttattttcttcttctacacGAGTTTCTCAATAAATCTATCAAAACAGACAGTATATCAGCAAGGGGAAAAAACGTTACGTTCGGAGGGATCTTTTGCAATGCGCTTGACATGGATTGCAGAGGGCAATTCCATAAAAGGATCAGTGGTAATGACAGCGAGCTTATCCCCGACAGAAAAATCGACAGACCGGGCCGGAGAATCAAAATTGAAGGTGAACAACTGCTGACCAGTCTGCACGTTCCATAGCTTCGCGGTCTGATCCGCACTCCCCGTTATGAGTCGACCAGAATCTCCTGCACCACTAACAATCAGTGTGAGGAACAGTATTGAAAAGCTGAACTGAAAGATAAAGTTATAGGGAACTTGCTTGAGACGTCGCAGCACCAAACGGCACCGTTGTGGCCGCGGTAAGTGCCGAGGCGTTCGCCGTTGTCGGCGAACCAGACCGTAGGGTTGTGGTCCTTGGCGCAGGAGAAGAGGAGATCGCCGTCCCTGTTGTACTTGAGGAACGTGAGTGGCCTCTCGTGGCCCTTCATCAAAATCGGCCTCATCTTCgattagggttttagggtttcgCGAATTTGAGAATGGTAAAAGGTGAAGCCTCTGGAACGTGAAACGCGAAACCTAAAAGAGATGTTTGGCAAAGAGTATTGAGATTTGAGAAGCGAATaagcaaaagaaagagaagCGCGGCAGAGAAAGCCGCTACTCAATCGCAGAACGCAGGCACGCAATAGGTAAGGGTATGCAAGTGTGTCTTGGCCCTTATAGTTCCCTATTTCACTTACAAATCACACAagtaaattaattgaaaactaTTTGCAATTGCAATACATgggtaataaaaataatgtatgtgtttttattaattatctatttgattcttataattatacaaaaattatatataaactcagaaaaacatatttgtaatttttataaattatagaaTGGAAAGTAAGaaggtaaaataatatatatatatatataaggaatTAACATACTAGAAAATAACATACTAGAAAATAACAGTTAATTTTCTAGTATACAAAATTgatattgtatataaattaaattaacataagGTATATTTTAGTATATCAAGTTTGGAAAACTATAGGCATTCGATGcataattaaacctaattttaaaatattaaaggaattaacatactaaaaaatatttttttatttatcgtGTTAATTTTtggataatatattattttaaaaatttatcaattaccttttattcattatttatctatactattatatttatatcaagaaaattttccttttttatatatacattttttacaattttgtcaggttcatttaaagtaattttttagaaaattaactGTTTTTTACCAATttgacatttaaaaaaaatataataaaaaaattacatgcaaatattaaaaattatatataattatttttataatattaatatatttttttatcataaaagagTCAACGAACATGTATTTAAACTAATAATGGTGATTAGATTCTTCTAActgattttcaattttatttttaaaacattttttgccttttttattttgatatttattaacctgaatttttgtttttttcatctAAACAAGTTACTCATaaagattaaaagaatttattgtagaattataataatcaataaaaattgcaattattatagtatttttaatatattgttattgtttttttatggaaaattacaataaattttataatgcattataaaattataaaaactaatgaaataataatttttatgcatacattttcttttgtttcaataaaaattttaggtttaataggttcggaggtccctatatttgtgggttcgtttcaattgggtcctccaattttgaaagtgatcaatttggtccctaatttaacaaaattgagtcaataataccctttctgttaaatgcaatggacgtcattaactttttaaacatgtggtatgttgaagcatccttcaaataaaactgtgccacctgcaaataaaaggatgcctcaacatgccacatgtttaaaaagttaacgtcgtccattatatttaacggaaagggtattattgactcaattttgttaaattagggaccaaattgatcactttcaaaattggaggacccaattgaaacgaacccacaaatataaggacctccgaacctattaaaccaaaattttaataatatagaGACTAAACTGAGACAAACACATCAAACATAGACAAATGTAATAATATTACATGTCAGCTTGATGcatggtaaaaaaatttatttttaaaaaaacaaattaaaaaataaaaaaatataaatataaataattcaaaaaatatttaaaaaatttaaaaaaatcatgaattGACATGTGATACCCTCCTTAACCGTGTTAGTACGGAACTAACGACAATGAtttaattgtttcaatttttcacaagttgacccaattgagacaaaaaGAGAATGAGGAACTTATTTGAGAAAAGTTATCAAAATAAAAGATCCGcggattttttttatgcgggtatCCAACAGGTAGCGGGGCGGGTAACGAGTACGCTTTTTGCATGCGGGTCGGGTTCGGGTATCAtactatccgtgcccgacccgaACCATTATCATCCCTAGCTGTCACATCCCCAAGTCTACCCCTAAGGGGTGAAAACTGTGTTTCTGTGcgcaagccatcaaaagatacaatcccttggatgtccaagtccttaaatagaacataaaaataacaaaaaccgggtccaagcccacttcgCTGGCGCtcggcgccctaagtggggtgCCCAGGTGTGGCACGTGAGAAAGCTGGCGCTCAGGCGCCCTGCACTACGCAAACTGGCGCTCAGGCACCGAGGCGCCCTGCACTCTTGTGCTCCTTTTTTTATGCTTTGACTGTCCCTCTTgaattccaactccttgatacttttgctcttcttttaaatcattccaataacctacaaaatcaaggaaatttagtgataaaatcatcaagtataccctttactctcttattcacaaaactatactaaaaacattagttcaagcaagcttctaagtaacaaagggttgatttaatatcaaaattgaatcacagataacggtattttcaaccgttatcaactTGTCCACtccaaaatctttaaaattctcGGTTCTTATAatgattctcctctatttttcattaatttagaattagcatcataaggggtaaTCACTGGTTTTAGGTCataaaacccaaacttcttaagaagtttctcaatatattgttcttgagattgtaatatactatctcccttccttatgattctaacacctaaaatcacattggctttacccatgtctttcatctcAAATTTTGATCCTGGAAATAATTTAGTTATAGtgacaatctcattgcatgtaccaaagattaacatgtcatccacatacaagcatataatgactcaatcaccattttcaaacttagagtacacacatttatcagcatcattaggtgaaaaaccatcacaaagcaacacattatcaagtttttcatgccaTTGTTTTGGTActtgtttcaacccatacaaGGATTTTAAGAGTTTACATACTTTATCCTCTTGACCAGGTACAACACGcccttcaggttgagtcatataaattgcctcctctaaatcaccattcaaaaaggtTGTTTTAACATCCATCTGATGTATCACTAGTTTATAGATAACTGCTAGAGCTAACAACACTTGGATAAAGGAAATCCTAGTCATaggagcaaaagtatcaaataATCTATGTTAGGTTTTTGAGTAAAGActtttgctactaatcttgcctAATATTTCTCTATGGATCCATTAGGgtgatattttttcataaagatccacttacaaccaatgggttttgctcctttaggcaaatctactaaagtccaagtattgtttttctgaattgattcaatttcaattctaaTGGCCTTATCCCACTGTTTTACATCAGGAGCACTAGTAGCTTCTATAAAGCTTattggatcattatcaacaaGTATAAAAGTCATATCCAAAGGAAGTTTCCTTTCTATGTCTTTTACTTCTACTCAAATCCTCATTCATGGTATtactattatcattatcatcaacAGGTGGAGAcatctcactaacctttaaaCTATGCAATTTAGTTTAAAAGTAACTTTTAAAGCATCACCATCTTTCTAcgataattttatatttaactttaaataaaagtaacttCTAAATCGCCATCATCTTTCTGTTGTAAAAAGCTGACAAAACAGTATTTCTTGAGGCGTGTAgtttcactgtccttaaggacttatccgcggtgtattgcgcaagctCCCACGATACATAAGGAACTTCCCAGAatatttctgaggatctcatAACTACTAAtgatctctaaaaagagtataaaataacccagaataattttagaagagaaaaagagctaAAGAATGGAACTCAGTAAAGAGGAGAATGAGAAAGACTGAATTTGATGTGTTCTGGAATAGGGGAAgaactctctatttatagagtaaaataaaaataaaagaaattaaagaaattaaaaccaaTCAATGATTTTAACGTTGAAAAATTAGTgtttgtaaatttaatattgaaaaataatttgaacGTTGGCAAAAATTAACGTTGAAACAAATGAACGTTGCACAACGTTGTTTTACAGTAAATTGCATTCTTTTGCAATAATTGTTTTGCTCTAACGTACAACACTttctacattaatttttttattgtattttaatatttttgagttagtttttaatttatttaaggggtaaatatatttttattctttgaactacacgaaattgaaatttgtttggCTAAAAGTttgataaactttaaaaatgaattgatataGTCTTTCTAACCTAATtacgttaaatttttttacatgtcAAATGTGTTTCATGCTAAGATTTGAGTTATTTACATCGTTTAACACGTTTTTGCTTCAATGTCATctaaaaaacacatttgatatgtcaaaaaagtttaaaatgactatataaatttatttttaaagtttagggacaaaaatgtatcaaagttcgagacaaaaacaaattctaagtatatgttaaaatttagagactaaaaacatatttaacaatttattttaagacGTGAGTTTGTCATAGTAATGCTAATTTGGAGTAAAAATGTCTTTCCACTAAGAATTATGTTTATAGATTTCTTTTTACTTGTATGCGTTTTTTAATTGTTCAAATTTGAGTTTCTATACTTTGAAATATTTGTATCTATGTGAGATTTAAGAAGGagaaattaaatgataatttgataatGTAGGgatatatttagtttaatgatCATGATTTTGTGAAAAGGTTCAAACTTTTTGTACTAAAAACTATTGGAATTTAACTTCAagtaattttactttttaaaattatggcACGTTAATTACAACATATGAATccttctttatatataatttgatcaCAATGGTTTTAGTTTTGTGCAAGGAATGTTTGTTGGACATTATTCATAGCATTTTGAgctttgataaaaataatatgagcgatgatgattttttttatttgagttttattatatgttttgtaTGTTATTAATGTTTATAATCAACAAGAGTTAGCCTTATGGGAATGAAAtcaaattattgaaaatgaTGGAAATTGAGAAATTGTAATGTTTGTGTGAGTGAAATTTAAATAGTTAGGAATATAACATAATATGTTGGTAAAGAAATGAAATTGACAATGAATATCTTATTTTTGTTGTAACATCACAATTATATAGTATTAAAACCACAAAAGAACAATCAcatcattaataaaatagaacaattaAAGAGATGAGGAATTATAAAGCTTCATTACATTCATCTAACATAACCATAAATACAACTTTATATACATAACACTAGGCTCAAAACTATGAACACGAATGGTTATTTAAACAACCAAAGGAAAACATAACTACTAAAGATATAAGGCTTAATACCACTGATGCTCCCAAATTTTGTCAACTTTGTTCgaaatggtcctaattttttaaaatgttcaatgtagtcctaaatatcgtaatttgtgttcaatttattCCTTTT harbors:
- the LOC108336135 gene encoding eukaryotic translation initiation factor 3 subunit I, with amino-acid sequence MRPILMKGHERPLTFLKYNRDGDLLFSCAKDHNPTVWFADNGERLGTYRGHNGAVWCCDVSRDSGRLITGSADQTAKLWNVQTGQQLFTFNFDSPARSVDFSVGDKLAVITTDPFMELPSAIHVKRIAKDPSEQTGESVLLIKGPQGRINRALWGPLNRTIISAGEDAVIRIWDSETGKLLKESDKESGHKKTVTSLVKSADGSHFLTGSLDKSARLWDTRTLTLIKTYVTERPVNAVAMSPLLDHVVLGGGQDASAVTTTDHRAGKFEAKFYDKILQEEIGGVKGHFGPINALAFNPDGKSFSSGGEDGYVRLHHFDSDYFNIKI